A DNA window from bacterium contains the following coding sequences:
- a CDS encoding insulinase family protein, with protein sequence MKVRSTDNYKNIFRYEFDNGLVLLTKPVKDLPIISFRGCIRGGGSLESDAQSGLTKMFCLLLKAGTSSRTAVTIADELDFMGTSLQFSPHYDAVNFSLSCLSKHFEKSLNCTADLLFNSTFPDNEIERIRRTALAALKRKADQPSQVAFDQFQDSVYGNHPYRRSLDGYEQSLRSLTQDDMVTFHKSNMTADKLILTAVGDFDSDDLQKSVTNHFEVPAAIAKADELPHVQNLNLKKTHIIQRDITQANICMGNIAVRRKSDDHYASLLMNYILGGGGLTSRLTHRIRTQKGLAYSVHSSMTKRLLGGTFSVTMQTKTENAGHAVQTIGEEMLRIQDEPVTDLEIQDAKSFFKGHFPFRIETIENEAAYTEMAEFYGLGLDYLDREAEAMDIVTKEDIQSAARKYLNPERFILSVAGHKEMLESQFKE encoded by the coding sequence ATGAAGGTTCGATCGACGGATAATTACAAGAATATTTTTCGTTATGAATTTGATAACGGACTCGTGCTGCTAACGAAGCCCGTCAAAGACCTGCCTATTATCTCATTTCGCGGATGTATCCGCGGCGGCGGCTCACTTGAATCGGACGCTCAAAGCGGTTTAACAAAAATGTTTTGTCTTCTGTTGAAGGCCGGAACCTCTTCCCGTACTGCCGTTACCATCGCGGATGAACTTGATTTCATGGGAACGTCTCTCCAGTTTAGCCCACATTACGACGCCGTTAATTTTTCTTTGTCCTGCTTGAGCAAACATTTTGAAAAGAGTTTGAATTGCACGGCAGATCTTTTGTTTAACTCAACTTTTCCAGATAATGAAATAGAACGGATACGCCGCACGGCCCTCGCCGCACTCAAACGCAAAGCCGATCAACCCTCGCAGGTTGCGTTCGATCAGTTTCAGGATTCGGTTTACGGCAATCATCCGTATCGCCGGTCATTGGACGGGTATGAGCAGAGTCTTCGGTCTTTGACGCAGGATGATATGGTAACATTCCATAAGAGTAACATGACCGCGGACAAGTTGATTTTGACCGCCGTCGGCGATTTTGATTCCGATGATCTCCAGAAATCCGTGACTAACCATTTCGAGGTTCCGGCAGCGATTGCAAAGGCGGATGAATTGCCGCATGTACAGAATCTGAATCTTAAAAAAACTCATATAATCCAGCGTGATATTACGCAGGCTAATATTTGTATGGGAAATATCGCGGTTAGACGAAAGTCAGATGATCACTACGCTTCCTTGCTGATGAATTATATTTTGGGCGGAGGCGGTTTGACTTCGCGTTTGACCCACCGTATTCGTACGCAAAAAGGCCTTGCGTATTCCGTACACTCATCCATGACAAAACGGCTTCTGGGCGGCACGTTTTCTGTCACTATGCAGACCAAAACAGAGAATGCGGGACACGCCGTTCAAACGATTGGGGAAGAAATGCTTCGGATACAAGACGAACCGGTCACGGATCTGGAAATTCAGGATGCAAAAAGTTTTTTTAAAGGGCATTTCCCTTTCAGAATTGAAACGATCGAGAATGAAGCGGCTTATACCGAGATGGCGGAATTTTACGGATTAGGCCTGGATTATCTCGACAGAGA